Proteins encoded in a region of the Pseudomonas denitrificans (nom. rej.) genome:
- a CDS encoding acyl-CoA dehydrogenase family protein: MHNDMPNDAQRLAVASFRTFLQREVLPVVRESRDRPIPKGHMRELTQGLAEFGLPGASLSEEQGGLGLARHTEAMLFEELARVSADVALCVKTNKAIAAFLAALPPQQAAAGERYLPDILSGRGFGAFCLDEAETAGTVTARREGDEFVLDGEQAWVANGRYADFVVLAARIEDGSCIHLLVERRAHGFVARNSERIALNSHSTAQICFSGTRVPASQLLGAELRDSLRALTAARIDTGLLGVGLMRAALDLCLECAGRREDASMTLAAPLAQMATLVDAARLLCLRAYELLDDGQACDLQVAMAKWYAGEMAVRVCRDAVQLHGADGLARAFDVERLAREAIALPLCEGSTEWHQRLIAQSLLGDAASLQTP, from the coding sequence ATGCACAACGACATGCCGAACGACGCACAGCGCCTGGCGGTAGCGAGCTTTCGCACCTTCCTCCAGCGCGAGGTGCTGCCGGTGGTCCGGGAATCCCGTGATCGGCCGATCCCCAAGGGGCATATGCGCGAGCTGACCCAGGGTCTTGCCGAGTTCGGACTGCCCGGCGCCAGCCTCAGCGAGGAGCAGGGCGGCCTGGGCCTGGCGCGGCATACTGAGGCGATGCTCTTCGAGGAGCTGGCTAGGGTTTCGGCGGACGTCGCCTTGTGCGTGAAGACCAACAAGGCCATCGCCGCTTTCCTGGCCGCACTGCCGCCTCAACAGGCGGCAGCCGGTGAGCGATATCTGCCCGACATCCTCAGCGGACGGGGCTTCGGCGCCTTCTGCCTCGATGAGGCGGAGACTGCTGGCACGGTGACCGCTCGCCGGGAAGGCGACGAGTTCGTCCTCGATGGTGAGCAGGCCTGGGTGGCCAATGGGCGCTACGCCGACTTTGTCGTGCTTGCGGCTCGTATCGAGGACGGCAGCTGCATTCACCTGCTGGTGGAGCGCCGTGCCCACGGGTTCGTGGCGCGCAACAGCGAGCGGATCGCGTTGAACTCGCATTCCACTGCGCAAATTTGCTTTAGCGGCACGCGGGTGCCGGCCAGCCAGTTGCTGGGCGCCGAGCTGCGGGACAGCCTGCGGGCGCTGACGGCGGCACGCATCGACACCGGCCTGCTTGGCGTCGGCCTGATGCGCGCGGCGCTGGATCTATGTCTGGAGTGCGCCGGACGCCGCGAGGACGCCTCAATGACTTTGGCGGCGCCGCTGGCTCAGATGGCTACGCTGGTGGACGCGGCGCGGCTGCTCTGCCTGCGCGCCTATGAGCTGCTGGATGACGGCCAGGCCTGCGACCTGCAGGTTGCCATGGCGAAGTGGTACGCCGGGGAGATGGCCGTGCGGGTCTGCCGCGACGCCGTGCAATTGCACGGTGCCGATGGCCTGGCCAGGGCCTTCGACGTGGAGCGCCTGGCGCGGGAAGCCATCGCGTTGCCGCTTTGCGAAGGCAGCACCGAATGGCACCAGCGACTGATCGCCCAGTCGCTGCTGGGTGACGCCGCCTCGCTCCAAACACCATGA
- a CDS encoding acyl-CoA dehydrogenase family protein, with product MTDTSAVFLSELELLIRDSARKVAAEVVAPTAAERDRTAAWPRAELQAVAELGFLGMLVPEEYGGSGTSFVEYCLAIEEFAAADTGFATLIHVHNSVGMAIARLGNEEQKRKYLPGIADGSRIGAFLLSEPHAGSDTGAFRTSARRDGDSYVLNGSKQFISNGSEAGVGLVLAVTDKNAGKRGSSLLIVDPQEHPGYVVACVEHKMGQRSAHVAQIQLDDCRIPANNLLGEEGSGYRAVMGSLSEGRVAIAAVATGTARAALDAAVKYAKEREAYGAPIIQLQGVAFDLADMATRVELSRQFLLHAARLCEAEVPCAKEASMAKLFASEMAEQVCSDALQVHGGYGYLADFPVERYCRDVRVTKIYEGTSHIQKLIISRNLA from the coding sequence ATGACCGATACATCCGCTGTCTTCCTGAGCGAACTGGAACTGCTGATCCGCGACTCGGCGCGCAAGGTCGCCGCCGAAGTGGTGGCACCCACCGCCGCCGAGCGCGACCGCACCGCCGCCTGGCCGCGCGCCGAACTGCAAGCCGTGGCCGAGCTGGGCTTCCTGGGCATGCTGGTGCCCGAAGAGTACGGCGGCTCGGGCACCAGCTTCGTCGAGTACTGCCTGGCCATCGAGGAATTCGCTGCCGCCGACACCGGCTTCGCCACCCTGATCCACGTGCACAACTCGGTGGGCATGGCCATCGCCCGCCTGGGTAACGAGGAACAGAAGCGCAAATACCTGCCGGGCATCGCCGACGGCAGCCGCATCGGCGCCTTCCTGCTCAGCGAGCCGCATGCCGGCTCGGACACCGGCGCTTTCCGGACCAGCGCGCGCCGCGACGGCGACAGCTACGTGCTCAACGGCAGCAAGCAATTCATCTCCAACGGCAGCGAGGCCGGGGTCGGCCTGGTGCTGGCGGTGACCGACAAGAATGCCGGCAAGCGCGGCAGCAGCCTGCTGATCGTCGACCCGCAGGAGCATCCTGGCTACGTGGTGGCCTGCGTGGAGCACAAGATGGGCCAGCGCTCGGCGCACGTTGCGCAGATCCAGCTGGACGACTGCCGGATCCCGGCCAATAACCTGCTGGGCGAGGAGGGCAGCGGCTACCGCGCCGTGATGGGTTCGCTGTCCGAAGGGCGCGTGGCCATCGCCGCAGTGGCTACCGGTACGGCCCGAGCCGCGCTGGATGCCGCGGTGAAGTACGCCAAGGAGCGTGAAGCCTACGGCGCGCCAATCATCCAGCTGCAAGGCGTGGCCTTCGACCTGGCTGACATGGCGACCCGCGTCGAGCTTTCGCGCCAGTTCCTACTGCACGCCGCGCGCCTGTGCGAGGCCGAGGTGCCATGCGCCAAGGAGGCCTCGATGGCCAAGCTGTTCGCCAGCGAGATGGCCGAGCAGGTGTGCTCCGACGCGCTGCAGGTCCACGGCGGCTATGGCTACCTCGCCGATTTCCCGGTGGAGCGCTACTGCCGCGATGTGCGGGTGACCAAGATCTATGAAGGCACCAGCCACATCCAGAAGCTCATCATCTCGCGCAACCTGGCATAA
- a CDS encoding efflux RND transporter permease subunit encodes MTATNSTDKLLSISDLRDFDHASGSRLERLIFNNRLLVVLLCVLVSGLLGWQTRGLTLNAAFEKTIPHNQPYIRNFLANRDELKGLGNAVRVVVENRKGDIFDPAYLQVLKHINDDLFLTPGVDRANVKSLWMPVVRWNEVTEEGFAGGPVMPDNYSGSPANIEQLRQNIGRAQLLGNLIGSDYRSSMVFVPLLDRDAESGKAIDYWELSKRLEAIRAKYAGAQGSADIQVHIVGFSKVVGDLLDGLSQMILYFAVAAAIAAAIIFAWTRCLRSTLLVLGCSCAAVLWQLGLIALLGYELDPYSILVPFLVFAIGVSHGAQKMNGIMQDIGRGTHRLVAARYTFRRLFLAGLTALAADAVGFAVLMLIDIPVIKDLAITASIGVALLVFTNLILLPVMLSYTGVSPHAAARSLRAEQREIGGVWTLLERLTERRWATLLLAGAAVLAAGGFAVSTHLKIGDLDAGASELRPHSRYNLDNAYITGKYTLSSDQFAVIVKTPAEGCLDYRTLIEVDRLGWTLQQVPGVQSTVSLADAVRKITAGSYEGSNKWLTLSPNQDVLNYAARTASTTNPELFNTECSIMPVVAYLADHKADTLERVVDAASRFADEHSTPERQFLLAAGTAGIEAATNIVVEKANFSMLLYVYAAVVVLCFITFRSWRAVIVAVVPLVITSVLCEALMVLLGIGVKVATLPVIALGVGIGVDYALYLLSIQLASQRNGASLAEAYREALRFTGKVVALVGVTLAAGVVTWAWSPIKFQADMGILLTFMFVWNMLGALVLIPALSHFLLRGRGEPGRRVAASPVQAERHDQPIARCV; translated from the coding sequence ATGACTGCGACCAATTCCACCGACAAGCTGCTGAGCATCAGCGACCTGCGGGATTTCGACCACGCTTCGGGCAGCCGCCTGGAGCGCCTGATCTTCAACAATCGACTGCTGGTCGTGCTGCTTTGCGTGCTCGTCAGCGGGCTGCTCGGCTGGCAGACGCGCGGGCTGACGCTCAACGCCGCCTTCGAGAAGACCATCCCGCACAACCAGCCGTACATCCGCAACTTCCTGGCCAACCGCGACGAGCTCAAGGGTCTGGGCAACGCGGTGCGGGTGGTGGTCGAGAATCGCAAGGGCGACATCTTCGACCCGGCTTACCTGCAGGTGCTCAAGCACATAAATGACGACCTTTTCCTAACCCCGGGCGTCGACCGTGCCAACGTGAAATCGTTGTGGATGCCGGTGGTGCGCTGGAACGAGGTCACCGAAGAGGGGTTCGCCGGCGGCCCGGTGATGCCGGACAACTATTCCGGCTCGCCCGCCAACATCGAGCAACTGCGGCAGAACATAGGCCGCGCGCAGCTGCTGGGTAACCTGATCGGCAGCGACTACCGCTCGAGCATGGTGTTCGTCCCGCTGCTGGACAGGGATGCCGAGAGCGGCAAGGCCATCGACTACTGGGAACTGTCCAAGCGCCTCGAAGCGATTCGCGCCAAGTACGCCGGCGCCCAAGGCAGCGCCGACATCCAGGTGCACATTGTCGGCTTCTCCAAGGTAGTCGGCGACCTGCTCGACGGCCTCAGCCAGATGATCCTCTACTTCGCTGTGGCTGCGGCCATCGCCGCGGCGATCATCTTCGCCTGGACCCGCTGCCTGCGCAGCACGCTGCTGGTGCTGGGCTGCTCGTGCGCCGCGGTGCTCTGGCAGCTGGGGCTGATCGCGCTGCTGGGCTACGAGCTGGACCCGTATTCGATCCTGGTGCCGTTCCTGGTCTTCGCCATCGGCGTGTCGCACGGCGCGCAGAAGATGAACGGCATCATGCAGGACATCGGTCGCGGCACTCACCGCCTGGTGGCGGCGCGCTATACGTTCCGCCGCCTGTTCCTTGCCGGTCTAACCGCGCTGGCCGCCGACGCCGTGGGCTTCGCCGTGCTCATGCTGATCGATATTCCGGTGATCAAGGACCTGGCGATCACCGCGTCCATCGGCGTCGCGCTGCTGGTGTTCACCAACCTGATCCTGCTGCCGGTGATGTTGTCCTACACCGGCGTCAGCCCCCACGCCGCCGCACGCAGCCTGCGTGCCGAGCAGCGCGAGATCGGCGGTGTCTGGACACTGCTGGAGCGCTTAACCGAGCGGCGCTGGGCCACGCTGCTGCTGGCCGGTGCGGCCGTGCTGGCGGCGGGCGGCTTCGCGGTGAGCACGCACCTGAAGATCGGCGACCTGGACGCCGGCGCTTCCGAGTTGCGCCCGCATTCGCGCTACAACCTGGACAACGCCTACATCACCGGCAAGTACACACTCTCCAGCGACCAGTTCGCGGTGATCGTCAAGACGCCCGCCGAGGGCTGCCTGGACTACAGGACGCTGATCGAGGTCGACCGTCTGGGCTGGACCCTGCAGCAGGTGCCGGGCGTGCAGAGCACCGTGTCGCTGGCCGACGCCGTGCGCAAGATCACCGCCGGCTCCTACGAGGGCAGCAACAAGTGGCTGACCCTGTCGCCGAACCAGGACGTGCTCAACTACGCAGCGCGTACCGCGAGCACCACCAACCCCGAGCTGTTCAACACTGAGTGCTCGATCATGCCGGTGGTGGCCTACCTCGCCGACCACAAGGCCGACACCCTGGAGCGGGTGGTCGATGCGGCCTCGCGCTTCGCCGACGAGCACAGCACGCCGGAGCGCCAGTTCCTTCTCGCTGCCGGCACCGCCGGCATAGAGGCGGCGACCAACATCGTGGTGGAGAAGGCCAACTTCAGCATGTTGCTGTACGTCTACGCGGCCGTGGTGGTGCTGTGCTTCATCACCTTCCGCAGCTGGCGCGCGGTGATAGTCGCGGTCGTGCCGCTGGTGATCACATCGGTGCTTTGCGAGGCGCTGATGGTACTGCTGGGCATCGGCGTGAAAGTCGCCACCCTACCGGTGATCGCGCTGGGCGTCGGCATTGGCGTCGACTACGCGCTCTACCTGCTGAGCATCCAGCTGGCCAGCCAGCGTAACGGTGCGAGCCTGGCCGAAGCCTACCGCGAAGCCCTGCGCTTCACCGGCAAGGTGGTGGCGCTGGTCGGCGTCACCCTGGCCGCCGGTGTCGTCACCTGGGCCTGGTCGCCGATCAAGTTCCAGGCCGACATGGGCATCCTGCTGACCTTCATGTTCGTCTGGAACATGCTCGGCGCCCTGGTTCTGATCCCCGCGCTCTCGCACTTCCTGCTGCGCGGCCGCGGCGAGCCCGGCCGCCGCGTCGCGGCCTCGCCGGTGCAGGCTGAACGGCACGATCAACCGATAGCCCGTTGCGTTTGA
- a CDS encoding TetR/AcrR family transcriptional regulator, translating to MTRKSGSKPPRDVPGPAPAEEPLLCVELPARQRKRPRQARSVALVEALMLTGRQILEREGRAALSVHRLAEHAGVAISSIYEYFPTIESLVAAIFEDYRREARREVITSLEKLPVSATLLDGIEMLLQSGLANLHRWLQLDSDLSVKAAYHAELMRLEMVRSEGFWTSEAIPALVRRFSSQVLVRDREKAGFLAYHAVTALPRALVIERPNYLVEADTLRLLARMLHALLTAEDLEAKSS from the coding sequence ATGACCCGCAAGTCCGGCAGCAAGCCGCCGCGGGACGTCCCCGGTCCTGCACCGGCGGAAGAGCCGTTGCTGTGCGTCGAATTGCCGGCGCGTCAGCGCAAGCGGCCGCGCCAGGCTCGTTCGGTGGCTCTGGTGGAAGCACTGATGCTCACCGGCCGGCAGATTCTCGAACGCGAGGGCAGGGCGGCGCTCAGCGTGCACCGCCTCGCCGAGCACGCCGGGGTCGCCATCAGCTCCATCTACGAGTACTTCCCGACCATCGAATCGCTGGTCGCGGCGATCTTCGAGGACTACCGTCGCGAGGCGCGCCGCGAGGTGATCACCAGCCTGGAGAAGCTGCCGGTCTCGGCGACCCTGCTGGACGGCATCGAAATGCTCCTGCAGTCCGGCCTCGCCAACCTGCATCGCTGGCTGCAGCTGGACTCCGACCTGAGCGTCAAGGCCGCCTACCACGCGGAGCTGATGCGTCTGGAAATGGTGCGCTCGGAAGGCTTCTGGACCTCCGAGGCGATTCCGGCGCTGGTACGGCGTTTCTCCTCGCAGGTGCTGGTGCGCGACCGCGAGAAGGCGGGGTTCCTGGCCTACCACGCGGTGACCGCGCTGCCGCGGGCGCTGGTCATCGAGCGACCGAACTACCTGGTTGAAGCCGACACCCTGCGACTGCTGGCGCGCATGCTCCATGCGCTGCTCACCGCGGAAGATTTGGAAGCCAAATCAAGTTAG